AGGGAGGTTCAAATCGTCATTTATCGCGTCCATAAAACGCTGCTCATATTCTGCACATCCGATTTTAGGCTCATCCAGTAGTGCTGTTGTTTCTTTTAGATTTTTAAGCGCGGTTGCAGCGGCATCGAGCGCTTCCCATGAAAAATTTAATTTCTGCCGGTAATGGGCTGTAAAGGTAAAGTAGCGGTATATGAGCGGATCGTAACCCTTATCTATGAGAGTCTGTAGCCGGAGGAGATTGCCTTCTGATTTTCCCATTCTCCCCTCGTTAATTTGCAAAAATTCTCCGTGCACCCACCAGCGCGCGAGGGGCTTTCCTGTAGCCGCTTCTGCTTGCGCGATTTCATTGGTGTGATGGACGGGAATATGGTCAATGCCGCCCGCATGGATGTCAAACGTTTCCCCCAGGTATTTCATGCTCATGGCAGAGCACTCGATGTGCCAGCCGGGGAACCCTATGCCCCAGGGAGAGGGCCATTCCATTAACCTTTTGTGATGTTTTTCATTATCTGCGTTGATCTGCGTTTTCGATCTGCGTTGATCTGCGTCGTGTGAAAATTTCCACAATGCAAAATCGGTCGGATTTCTTTTGCCCTTTACCATCTCAATTCTTGCGCCCGCCCTAAGGCCTTCGATATCAAGCCGTGCCAGCGCGCCATAGTGGGGGAATTTTGAAGTGTCAAAATAGACACCATCGCCAGCCACATAGGTAAAACCTTTCTGCTCCAATTTTTGGATGAGCTCGATTTGTTCTTTAATATGGTCAGTCGCCTTGCACCAGATATTGGGCTCAATAATATTGAGGCTCTTCAGGTCTTCCTTGAACGCGTCCGTATAGTACGCGGCAATTTCCCAGACTGTCTTGCCTTCGCGTCGCGCCCCTTTCATCATCTTATCTTCACCCTCATCTGCGTCTGACGTGAGGTGTCCCACATCAGTAATATTCATGACGTGGTTCATTTGGTAGCCATTTGCCGTTATGACCCTTTTAAGAATATCTTCAGTGATGTAGGTCCTCAAATTGCCGATATGCGCATAGTCATAGACCGTGGGGCCACAAGTATAAAGACCCACGTGAGGGGGATTAATGGGTTTGAATTCTTCTTTTTTACGCGTAAGGGTGTTGTAGAGCTTGAGCATGTATTTAAGAATAAAGAATTCAGAAGCTAGAATCTTGATACTATCATACCACCATTTTTATAATTTATCTAAAGCCTGTTCTAGGTCCATAATAAGGTCCTTCAT
This genomic interval from Patescibacteria group bacterium contains the following:
- the cysS gene encoding cysteine--tRNA ligase, which gives rise to MLKLYNTLTRKKEEFKPINPPHVGLYTCGPTVYDYAHIGNLRTYITEDILKRVITANGYQMNHVMNITDVGHLTSDADEGEDKMMKGARREGKTVWEIAAYYTDAFKEDLKSLNIIEPNIWCKATDHIKEQIELIQKLEQKGFTYVAGDGVYFDTSKFPHYGALARLDIEGLRAGARIEMVKGKRNPTDFALWKFSHDADQRRSKTQINADNEKHHKRLMEWPSPWGIGFPGWHIECSAMSMKYLGETFDIHAGGIDHIPVHHTNEIAQAEAATGKPLARWWVHGEFLQINEGRMGKSEGNLLRLQTLIDKGYDPLIYRYFTFTAHYRQKLNFSWEALDAAATALKNLKETTALLDEPKIGCAEYEQRFMDAINDDLNLPQALSVVWDLIKSDYPAAAKKASLLKFDAILGLDLAHAVSARIDLKDLPEDIRELVAQRELLRQQKKFADADVLRKTLTAKGYIIEDTPEGQVIKRK